A single genomic interval of Mucilaginibacter robiniae harbors:
- the trpB gene encoding tryptophan synthase subunit beta: protein MKYTVNEQGYYGDFGGAYIPEMLYPNIEELRQQYQAITNDTSFRSEFESLLKDYVGRPSPLYLAKRLSEKYGANIFLKREDLNHTGSHKINNAIGQILLAERLGKKRIIAETGAGQHGVATATVCALKGIECVVYMGEVDMERQAPNVARMKMLGAKVIPATSGSKTLKDATNEAMRDWINNPLDTHYIIGSVVGPYPYPEMVARFQSIISLEAKKQLLEHTGKFLPEYVLACVGGGSNAMGMFYHFLDDESVKLIAVEAAGKGIDTGHSAATSVLGREGILHGSRTILMQTEDGQVVEPYSISAGLDYPGIGPQHAHLHKVQRAQYVSITDDEALDAGLLLSQLEGIIPAIESAHAFAYLEKMQFQKEDNVIICLSGRGDKDLNTYIKHFGF from the coding sequence ATGAAATATACGGTTAACGAACAGGGGTATTATGGAGATTTTGGCGGAGCCTACATTCCGGAAATGCTATACCCGAATATAGAAGAATTAAGGCAGCAATACCAAGCCATAACCAACGATACTAGTTTCAGAAGCGAGTTCGAATCATTGCTGAAAGATTATGTAGGTCGGCCTTCACCGTTGTACCTGGCTAAACGGTTGTCTGAAAAGTACGGAGCCAATATTTTCCTGAAGCGGGAAGATTTAAATCATACCGGTTCGCACAAAATTAACAATGCTATCGGGCAGATACTGTTGGCCGAGCGCTTAGGTAAAAAGCGAATCATCGCCGAAACAGGTGCCGGGCAGCATGGCGTGGCTACCGCTACCGTTTGTGCTTTAAAAGGTATTGAGTGTGTAGTGTATATGGGCGAGGTAGATATGGAGCGTCAAGCTCCAAACGTTGCCCGTATGAAAATGCTGGGGGCTAAAGTAATACCGGCTACCTCAGGCAGCAAAACGCTGAAAGATGCTACCAATGAAGCCATGCGTGATTGGATTAACAACCCACTGGATACGCATTACATCATTGGTTCGGTAGTAGGTCCATATCCTTACCCGGAAATGGTGGCGCGTTTTCAATCTATTATTTCGTTAGAAGCCAAAAAACAATTGCTGGAGCATACCGGCAAGTTTTTGCCTGAGTATGTGCTGGCTTGTGTAGGTGGCGGCAGTAATGCGATGGGCATGTTTTACCATTTTCTGGATGATGAAAGTGTAAAGCTAATTGCCGTTGAAGCGGCCGGTAAGGGTATTGATACGGGCCATTCGGCCGCTACCTCGGTTTTAGGTCGTGAGGGTATTTTACATGGCAGTCGTACCATTTTAATGCAAACGGAAGATGGCCAGGTGGTCGAGCCTTATTCTATTTCAGCGGGGTTGGATTATCCGGGTATTGGTCCGCAGCATGCACACCTGCATAAAGTACAGCGTGCACAATACGTAAGCATTACCGATGATGAAGCTTTAGATGCCGGCTTATTACTGTCGCAATTAGAAGGTATTATTCCTGCTATTGAATCGGCTCACGCATTTGCTTACCTGGAAAAAATGCAGTTCCAGAAAGAAGACAACGTAATAATTTGCTTATCGGGCAGAGGCGATAAAGATTTGAATACTTATATTAAACATTTCGGCTTTTAG
- a CDS encoding phosphoribosylanthranilate isomerase has product MKIKVCGMKSPDNIKEVASLTPDYMGFICYDLSPRFIAALPSDVLEALPESIYKTAVFVNESVDKIRLLIQQFGFNAVQLHGNESPEFCNALRDQVTVFKAFGVDDQFDFSQLDAYMGYVDYFMFDTKTEGHGGSGKTFNWDILNNYHGEVPFFICGGLSLENIEKVKEIKHPAFYGVDLNSRFETEPGMKNTQQLREAFTLLRAN; this is encoded by the coding sequence ATGAAAATTAAAGTATGCGGGATGAAAAGCCCCGACAATATTAAGGAGGTAGCTTCATTAACGCCTGATTATATGGGCTTTATTTGCTACGACCTTTCGCCTCGCTTTATTGCAGCATTGCCATCTGATGTATTGGAAGCTTTACCGGAATCTATTTACAAAACCGCTGTGTTTGTGAATGAATCGGTTGATAAAATTCGTTTGCTGATACAACAGTTTGGCTTTAATGCCGTACAACTGCACGGCAATGAAAGTCCGGAGTTTTGCAACGCTTTGCGCGATCAGGTAACGGTATTTAAGGCTTTTGGGGTAGATGACCAATTTGATTTCAGCCAACTGGATGCCTACATGGGTTATGTAGATTACTTTATGTTTGATACCAAAACCGAGGGGCATGGTGGTTCGGGTAAAACTTTTAACTGGGATATACTGAATAACTACCATGGGGAGGTGCCTTTCTTTATTTGTGGCGGATTAAGCCTGGAAAATATAGAAAAGGTGAAGGAAATTAAACACCCTGCATTTTACGGTGTTGACCTGAATAGCCGCTTTGAAACCGAACCGGGTATGAAAAACACCCAGCAGTTACGTGAGGCATTTACTTTATTAAGAGCAAACTAA
- a CDS encoding L-threonylcarbamoyladenylate synthase — translation MLIKIYPENPNPKAIEQVAAVLRKGGLIIYPTDTVYGLGCDITNPKAIEAIARIRQIKPEKANFSFICYDLSNISAYTKPIDNVAFRVLKKALPGPFTFIFNASNNVPKLLSSNKKTVGIRVPDNNIAREIVKALGNPIVSSSIRDEDDIIEYSTDPELIHEKYENLVDLVIDGGYGGNIASTVVDCTSGDFEVIREGKGDLEMYL, via the coding sequence ATGTTGATTAAAATATATCCTGAAAATCCAAATCCGAAAGCTATTGAACAGGTAGCAGCAGTATTACGCAAAGGTGGCCTGATCATCTACCCTACCGATACTGTTTATGGCTTAGGGTGTGATATCACCAACCCTAAGGCTATCGAAGCTATTGCACGCATCAGGCAGATTAAGCCTGAAAAAGCTAACTTTTCATTTATATGTTATGATTTGAGTAACATATCAGCTTATACCAAGCCTATTGATAATGTAGCGTTTCGGGTGTTGAAAAAAGCTTTACCCGGCCCTTTTACCTTTATTTTTAACGCCAGTAATAATGTACCTAAGCTGCTTAGTTCTAATAAGAAAACAGTAGGTATTCGTGTGCCTGATAATAATATTGCACGCGAGATTGTAAAAGCACTGGGCAACCCTATTGTATCATCCTCTATTCGGGATGAAGATGATATTATTGAGTACTCTACCGATCCGGAGCTGATTCATGAGAAGTATGAAAATCTGGTTGATTTGGTGATAGATGGCGGTTACGGCGGCAATATTGCCTCCACAGTGGTGGATTGTACCAGCGGTGACTTCGAGGTTATACGTGAAGGTAAAGGCGATTTGGAGATGTATTTGTAG
- the trpD gene encoding anthranilate phosphoribosyltransferase: MKAILNHLFEHKTFSREQSKEILTSIAQGQYNTSQMAAFMTAYCMRSITVDELEGFRDAMLELCLPVHLEADKLIDLCGTGGDGKDTFNISTLASFVVAGAGYKVAKHGNYGVSSGCGSSNVMEYLGYQFTNDQSKLNSSLDKAGICFLHAPLFHPAMKTVAPIRRELGVKTFFNMLGPMVNPARPNHQMVGVYNLELARLYAYLYQKSNTNYTIVNALDGYDEVSLTGDFKTFSADGEKINSLEALGFDKLNPAEITGGHTVAESADIFMKVLNGEATTAQNTVVLCNAALAIRTIKPTQTFADSFYEAEKVLLSHKALNSFKQLLQS, translated from the coding sequence ATGAAAGCGATATTAAATCATTTATTTGAGCATAAAACATTTAGCCGTGAGCAGTCGAAAGAAATTTTGACCAGCATAGCACAAGGGCAGTACAACACATCGCAAATGGCGGCTTTCATGACCGCCTACTGCATGCGCAGCATTACGGTTGATGAACTGGAAGGTTTTCGGGATGCCATGTTGGAGCTTTGTCTGCCGGTTCATTTAGAAGCCGACAAGTTAATTGACTTATGTGGTACCGGCGGTGATGGAAAAGATACTTTTAATATTTCTACCCTGGCTTCATTTGTAGTAGCCGGGGCAGGTTATAAGGTAGCCAAGCACGGCAATTACGGCGTATCTTCAGGTTGCGGCTCATCTAACGTGATGGAATATTTAGGCTATCAGTTTACGAATGATCAAAGCAAGCTGAACAGCAGCTTAGATAAAGCTGGCATCTGTTTTTTACATGCGCCGTTGTTTCATCCGGCTATGAAAACGGTAGCACCCATCCGGCGCGAGCTAGGGGTAAAAACCTTTTTTAACATGTTGGGCCCTATGGTAAATCCAGCACGGCCTAACCACCAGATGGTAGGTGTTTATAATCTGGAACTGGCTCGTTTGTATGCCTATCTGTACCAGAAATCGAATACCAACTATACCATTGTTAATGCATTGGATGGGTATGATGAGGTATCGTTAACCGGCGACTTTAAAACCTTTTCGGCAGATGGCGAAAAGATTAACAGTCTGGAAGCATTAGGATTTGATAAACTGAATCCTGCTGAAATTACAGGCGGCCATACTGTAGCTGAATCGGCTGATATTTTTATGAAAGTTTTAAATGGGGAGGCCACAACAGCACAAAATACTGTAGTGCTTTGTAACGCAGCTTTAGCAATCAGAACCATAAAACCAACACAAACTTTTGCCGATAGCTTTTATGAAGCCGAAAAAGTTTTATTAAGTCACAAGGCATTAAACAGCTTTAAACAATTACTGCAAAGCTGA
- the trpA gene encoding tryptophan synthase subunit alpha, whose translation METVLANRLNHMFDVKKNNLLSVYFTAGYPELNTTLDIAEGLEKAGVDFLEIGFPYSDPVADGPTIQHSSQQALDKGMNLNVLFEQLKDLRQRVNIPVLLMGYANPMVQYGVERFCAKAAEVGVDGVIVPDLPMYEYEQLYKNIFAKHNLSNIFLVTPQTAESRIRKIDELSNSFIYLLSSASITGRSLQVSDTVESYFQRIKDMQLKNPTVIGFGIADHAAYQKATAYANGAIVGSAFVKFLATENYLEKIPEFVKSIKSPVV comes from the coding sequence ATGGAAACTGTACTTGCCAACCGGTTGAACCACATGTTCGACGTAAAGAAGAATAATCTGCTATCCGTTTACTTTACTGCCGGATATCCTGAACTGAATACCACGTTAGATATAGCCGAAGGATTGGAAAAAGCAGGTGTTGATTTTCTGGAAATTGGTTTTCCCTATTCTGATCCGGTAGCTGACGGACCTACTATTCAGCACAGTTCGCAGCAAGCACTGGATAAAGGGATGAACTTGAACGTACTGTTTGAACAATTAAAAGATTTACGCCAGCGGGTAAACATTCCGGTATTGCTGATGGGATATGCCAACCCTATGGTGCAGTATGGGGTTGAGCGTTTTTGTGCCAAAGCAGCTGAAGTGGGCGTAGATGGCGTAATTGTACCCGACCTGCCTATGTACGAGTATGAGCAATTGTATAAAAACATCTTTGCCAAACACAACCTCAGCAACATTTTTCTGGTAACGCCACAAACGGCTGAAAGCCGGATCCGAAAGATAGATGAGTTGAGTAATAGCTTTATTTACCTGCTTTCATCAGCTTCTATTACAGGGCGTAGTTTACAGGTTTCAGATACAGTAGAGAGTTACTTTCAACGCATTAAAGATATGCAGTTGAAAAACCCTACTGTAATTGGTTTCGGTATTGCCGATCATGCTGCTTACCAGAAAGCTACTGCTTATGCCAATGGTGCCATTGTAGGCAGCGCCTTTGTGAAGTTTTTGGCTACCGAAAACTATCTGGAAAAAATACCTGAATTTGTAAAATCTATTAAGTCTCCGGTTGTATAA